A region of Mammaliicoccus sp. Dog046 DNA encodes the following proteins:
- the coaA gene encoding type I pantothenate kinase, whose product MKFTKEEWRNTNFKLDMDISHLNLDEIISLNDNLTNSEIHEIYLPLINFLTTKVKFHKEYSKNINNQLLNKNNTPPFIIGISGGVSVGKSTVSRLLLQLLQEYNAQWKVDLITTDGYIMPKQELIDKDLLSKKGFPESYDTKTLLHHLKQIKNNEPNIQTYTYSHITYDRLKDQFHNIDSPDILIIEGVNIFQVSPHEEELVSDYIDYKIYLDSTIENMKKWYLNRFLLLQEEAFQKPDSHFYKYRDIPKEEAITIAKDLWDNINEVNLIKNILPTKNRADLVLYKNHNHVIEQLKFNKF is encoded by the coding sequence ATGAAATTTACAAAAGAAGAATGGCGTAACACAAATTTTAAATTAGATATGGATATTAGTCATTTAAACTTAGATGAAATTATTAGTTTAAATGATAACTTAACAAATTCTGAAATTCACGAAATATACTTACCGCTTATTAACTTTTTAACAACTAAAGTTAAATTCCATAAAGAATACTCTAAAAATATTAATAATCAACTACTCAATAAAAATAACACCCCACCGTTTATTATAGGTATTTCAGGTGGCGTTTCTGTCGGTAAGAGTACTGTTTCAAGACTCCTCTTACAATTACTACAGGAATACAACGCTCAATGGAAAGTTGATTTAATCACTACTGATGGTTATATCATGCCAAAGCAGGAGCTCATTGATAAAGATTTATTATCTAAAAAAGGCTTCCCAGAAAGTTATGATACTAAAACACTTCTCCATCATTTAAAACAAATTAAAAACAATGAACCTAATATACAAACTTACACATACTCACACATTACATATGATAGACTCAAAGATCAGTTCCACAACATCGACAGTCCGGATATTCTTATCATAGAAGGTGTGAATATATTCCAAGTAAGCCCGCACGAAGAAGAATTAGTAAGTGACTACATCGACTATAAAATTTATTTAGATTCAACAATAGAAAATATGAAAAAATGGTATCTTAACCGCTTCTTACTTTTACAAGAAGAAGCCTTCCAGAAGCCTGACTCACACTTCTACAAATATCGTGATATTCCTAAAGAAGAAGCCATCACTATCGCCAAAGACCTCTGGGATAATATCAATGAAGTAAACTTAATTAAGAACATCCTGCCTACTAAAAACAGAGCTGATTTGGTCCTTTATAAAAATCACAACCATGTTATAGAGCAGCTGAAATTTAATAAATTTTAA